DNA sequence from the Macrobrachium nipponense isolate FS-2020 chromosome 3, ASM1510439v2, whole genome shotgun sequence genome:
TGAGTGCCTACAATTTGTCTACTTGGAGATGCAATGAAAGATGTTAgttaatttagagattttattctttacaatgaTTTATGCAATGACGCAATGACTACCAAACGCAAAGAATGTTtaatttgaagaatatatatatatatatatatatatatatatatatatatatatatatatatataaatatagagagagagagatacacacgtgcgcgcacacactatctatatatatatatatatatatatatatatatatatatatatatatatatatatgtatatgtatatatatatatacatacacgtgtgtatgtgtatgtgaagtAGAGAGAGGAATAACAAAATCAATGAGGTATAAAGATTCTAAGAATTCTTCATTAATCTTAACATACATAAATTAAGACACTGAACCTTTCAAGGGCATAAGAAACAAAAGATCTTGGGAAGATTAGACCATTAAAAATTATCTTGTAACTTGACAATCACAGTCTCTAATGTGGAAAGACCCCTGTTgaggctttcatcagaaaactaaaaaatatgacAATGACACTTCTGTTTTGACCTATTGACCTCAGAAGCCTGAAAAAAGATGGGTCAGCAACAGTTCTGAATAATTCAAGTTTTGACTTCAGGCCCCTGAAGAATGATGGGTAAAATTCTGTGTTGATGTATGCATACTAACGTcactataaatcaataataactgCATCTATGGAAAGCCGAGAATCCCAAATTCTTGGTGATGGGATGGTGCGATGGACTTACCGAACCCGATGCCTCTGAAATCAGCGACTTTCGAACTGTATTCCCGGGACTGTGGGGTTATAGAAAGAACAATGGTAGCCACAGATCCAGAAAATAATTAAGGATCAGTTGTCTGGTGTATTGAGAACGACTGCGACAGAgggaatgaaggaaaaaaatgcgaATATTGGAAAATGGGTGATGCATGTCAAGTCTTGAGACCTCGTTGACGGCAGGacgaatttttatcacaaaaccgtgattcatgtacatgcattaagctacaaatggcctttaatatcctattcgttctacctcaaaattaatatattttcatatatgttaactgatggtgaattttttgggttaataataatttcgtcttctcgtgggttcgaaccaacgACTGAGAGGAAATCATCAAGACTtctgttggccgagtcgataacaacactgaatcctgatttctcctcagtccgctagGCGTTGgtttgaacccacgagaggacgaaattattatcaactaagaaattcccctccggttaccatatatgaaaatatattaattccgaggtagagcgaataggatattaaaggacatttgtagctcaatgcatatatatataaaatctttacaaAGAACCAACAGAATTACGAAGAAGAAAATCGTCTTATGATGAAACGTCCAGGCATGCTCCCGCCAATGGAACGGCTACGTTGTTCatacattaatctctctctctctgtcaagctGAATATTTACCCTCATCTCCACAATTATAAATCCTCTTTTCTCTTGGTCCTGcgtttccatttctctctctctctctctcatatattccaCAGGCATAATGAAGACCCGTTCCTGTAGTAGGGTTCAATTGGTGTGACCTTGCATTACATGAGTTGGCCAACAAAATGAAGGAgagactaaaaaaaagaaaagaagaaaaaaaaagaaaataaaagaaaaaactcaggACCGTCACTTGATATGTTTCATGTGTAACGATGTATTACTGTAGTGTGATCTCTTTGATGTGTGGGGAGGGGGAGCGCTTGGGGTAAGAGGGTATGCAGGGAATGAAAGGCACGTAGTGATTCAAACGAAATGCTCAGTACTGTTGTTACTGAATTTTGTGAAATCACTATCTcacatttttgtcttttgtttaactATTAGCATTTGATGTTGCTGGCATTTCATATGAATGTTTATTATgtctatactactactactactactgctaataataataataataataataagaaaaataataataatatcgccaGTTAAAAGAACTAAGCACAGGCATTCCTGCAAGGTGCTTCGTAATATATGATCTACATATATAAactaactaaaatatatatatatatatatatatatatatatatatatataatatatatatatatatatacgagaactTTCCCATCACGTAAGATATTTTAGTCAATGCAGGACCATCTGCTTAGAAATTACGCAACAACAACATGAGttacattttattcatttctttttagaTATTTCATTGCACTACTATGGCGCCAACATTATTTAAAGACGTAACGCATTAAATACTCTGGGTAATATTTTTTATCCCTCTGGTTGAAGTCCGTAAATGTAACTTGGTCATGCAACCGTTTTATGAGCAAGGAATATGCAGTCTACAGCTTTAGACCATATCGACGCTCACGTGCACACATAttcactcctatatatatatatatatatatatatatatatatatatatataatatattatataatatattatatatattaatataatatatatataatatatatatatatatatatatatatataatatacatatatgtaatacacatatatatatatatgtgtctgtgtgtgtacacacatccacacacgtgtgtgtataatatatgtatatatatatatatatatatatatatatatacatatatatatataaaatgtatattgaaGTAATTGGAAACTGTCgtaaaataaagatattcaaaatatataaagatgaaCACATTCCTGGTGCCTGGGCATAGAGCTAGCGACATGATTCCAAAAAACTTGTAACAGACCTTAGGAATCTTGTGAGAGTGGTAGTGGGTGAAAATGAGACAAAACATAATAttcaaaaaattattgaatatatagGTAAGTTTgtgaaatacaaggagaattgcatTACTACCAAAGGTCCATGAAGGACCTTTGGAACTGAGAAATTCGACtgaggcacatttactgtatATTGGCCTGTTAGTATCACTCAGATAACTGGTTCAATTCTTCTAGTTTTCCTTCATCCAGTTGGAAGGCTTAATATTATACCTCAACTACACATAGAATATTTTTCTTCAACAATTCATAATATCTAAATCCATTTTCCTTTACGTATGACATACTCGTCAGGTAATGTATTGGGCTTTCCCTCCACCCCAGGTACGTCAGGTGTTCAGCGAATATGAGCTGCCGTACCAAGAGGTCATCCGTGACCTCCAAATCGCCATCAACAACGAACAGGGCGATGAAATCATTGGATTCAGCCCGAAGACACCACATTCGATGACCTGGGACAAATACCATTCAACCGAAGGTAAGATTTTGGTTCGGATTTCGTCATATTTTCCAGTTCGCTTCATTTTAGTGTTAAAAGCTTTTCTCTTCCACTAAATGTTGCTGATCATTTATATatgctttacatttttttcaaaatctgttaatattttatatattttcacctatcatcaaattacaaaacaaaagtcCATTTTCGCGAACTTTTATGGGAACCTGTAGCCTCTTGAATTTCTGGATTGACAGCAAGCCAATTCATGCACATAGGACTAGCTTTCACATACTGCGATCATTTGCAGAGCCTGCCTTTAGCAAACTACCCGGTAGTATGTTAATGTGGCGTTTATTACTCTGAAATTACTTATCAAAATTGCCTGGTCCCTCGTAATATCAAACCCCTGGgagtacaaaaaatactttttaataaaaaaaatccatctttCATAATTCATCATATTGTGTTCACCATCTTTAGGAAGATAAGGGCACCGACTGCTTATGTAACAGTACacagaaataaaatagacaaaaccAGAGTCCACTGAGAAACTATGGTAAAATGTAGAATGAAGCACAAATAATGACAGAATGACGTGCATGGAAACTTGCTTTGCTGAATTTACATCAGTATAATTTTTACATCCTAATTGTTGCAAGgcaacaattgagagagagagagagagagagagagagagagagagagagagagagagagattcgtcaaCTCCACTTCCACGCTGTCAGCATATCTGAGTCTACAGGACTGCTCCTCTCCCCTTCTCCccacatgcccataccatttcAATCTTCGAGATCCCAGTCTGTCATACAGCGTCTGGGCACCACATCCCTCTTTGGCTTCCTTACACGAACTGACAACTGAATTCTACGTTTTTCAGATATGTATGATTACATGTCATGGTTGGAAATTCACTACCCAAACTTAGTCACCATCATCGACATCGGCAAGTCTTTCGAGAATCGCTCTCTGCTGGTGGCCAAGATCTCTGGCGATTCCGACACTCCGAAACCGGCAATTTGGATTGATGGAGGTGCGTAATAAGTGACAGACATCATGGAATTACTCCTATTACTGTAACATTCCAAATATGACGCTACAAAGCTTCATTTACAAACTTTCTTAAATTATCATGCTACCTTATcatgtgaaatcacaaattttGCAAACTTTTAAATTACCAGCGTTTGAAATATCTTTTTAGCCATTTTTGTCAACATCCTAAAACGATTTGTGTTTTTGGTGAAGGGGAAAacaatcatttaaaaagttacagCCTATTAAATTCTGGTATGCTGTTCTTTCCAAGTTCTTCCATTAAGTAAATTCAGTACTAATAAGATCATCTCTATTCAATTTcaatacttaaaagaaaataattttcagtcaaattcaatatttatttaaaaaatgatctcTATCAAAATTCAGtacttataagaaaataatttgcaaaaaaaattaaatacttataCGAAGTGTTTTGACTCAAAATCagtgcttttaagaaaattattcttattcAACGGCCAATCATTACACTTAGCACACGCTTTCAGTAAAGTCTGACTGGAAAGAAGAACCTAAGAGTAGTTTACCTTCCCACATCCGACAAAACCAATTGAttgagaagggggggagggggaatggacCTAGCTATGATAGTGGTTCACACACGTCCATCCAGGAGGCCGAAATAAAATTGTAACTTTTGAAACAAGCTACCACAAAGAACAGAACCAGAAGAAGAGACATCAAACCTCTCAGTCAAACCCAATTGTGTTTCTCTTTCTTGAAGACCTTTCAACTTCTGCCCTCAGGTTTACACGCCCGGGAATGGATCTCCCCTGCAACAGCCATGTACATTCTGAACCAACTGGTAGAGTATCAGTGGGAATACGAAGATATTACCGGAAAGTTTGACTGGTACATTATGCCCCTGGGTAATCCTGATggtaagttattttattattattattattattattattattattattattattattattaatgttcacCAATACGTATATTTCATTCTTGAGTAAAACTGATTTTTTGACGGAATATTAATTATACACAATGGTTGACGGTAAGTTCACGCTAACATTACCATTACTGAATGCTAGCAATCACCAGCAtgtgaatttcattttcaaacaaaatttcCGCAACAATGCAGTTTCTAAATTTACTCAATAGTTCCACAAAGAAAATTAGGCAAATATGTATAACTGTAAAATATATGATACATTAGTGATTTACAAGAGGTCAACTGTAATCGACCAAGAACCCAATGAATTTTCTACGCATCAGAAAACGATAAAATCAGAACAAAGATAAGACAAGCACCGTGAAATACATCCGAATTAATTCACTAAAACCAAAAAGTCAATAATTACatgtacgtataaaaaaaattcagaaatgagTCAGTGGCAATGGCATGTCACCCTTATGCagtatttttttatcaatgaatTTGCTGGTCTGTCATTTGGTCTTTTCAACCCGGAATGATGATTGTCAATAGTCCAGAAATGCTTATCATTTCGAAAGgtagataaatgactgaatttaCAAATGTTACACTTGGGTCTCTCTAGTAATTTTTTGGCCAAAGTATTAGCTCGTGAAAATAATGATCAAAATATCGTTTTAGACTTACAGCACTCAACAAAATATCATCATTGCGCCTAGTCGATCTGTATCTTTAAGTAAGCGTCGTTATGGCAACTACAAAGCAGGACCAAAACAACTACCACCAGTTCAAGGTTTCTAAAATTCGTTTCAACCCTTCCCTCACATCGAATAACACGCTCCAGGAaaccatttttaaattttacGTAGGATTCAGACGGTTCTGAAGAACAAACTCTAACCTACAGAGGACCATACAATGAGACAAAAGTTTCGAGGTTACTTCCTCTCACGCGAGCAAAATATTAGTTTAGCCATCTGGGTAAGTATCATGATGTGATCTGAGAGAACGTTACGTAAGTACTTGAAAGATACTTGGATTTCTGTTTCATGGAATCTTTAGTTGATTGAATCTTCAGTAACTGTTCAATCCTTGAATGCTTTCTCACTCTAGGGGGACAACTTTATAATTACATTCTCTTCAAGACCTTTACTATTTTTCATACATTACTTATATTGCTAAGTTAATGAACTTGTAGTTGATCTTTTGCCTCAAACTCACAGCTTTCGGGGTAAGTGCATTCGTCTAGTATTGTGCTGCTTTGTTAATAGCCTGGTTTAATGCAAAGCCACCTATGGCATTTATTGTACTTTGCAAAGAATGTACATAGAGACTGCTAAATGAAAGTACTACAATGGTTGGTAGTTTCGTTTTTCTCTTGTTGGCTAAATTTATGGCATGAGATCTGAAATGTAAGTACTATTATggttatttgataattttttttaagacgaGTCAGTAAAGTGAAGTAAGTTAAAGATTCGCAATTAGATTGCTTAAAAGATTTAAACTGATTCCATGACagaacatcatcatcattaataatcGTCATAAAATACTTGCTTTTTATTGTGACACTGACACACCATTACCAGAATCAAATTTGGATTACCCTTCGTATGAGACGCCTCTGAAGTGGAACAATGATGGATCTACAAGCAGTGCCGTAGTATGCAGAGCGACAAGTCAGTGCTAACAACAAACCCCGTTTGGAGTCCATCGCGCTTTTGTAGAAAAACGAAGCAATTTCGACCTTCCTTCACACAGACCCTATCCGAGAAACCCTCAAGAAAAGGGAACAGCGAATGAAACGGCAGGAATCTGGAGGGTGTTACTGAACAGTCCAAGGGAAGAAGTCCATGATTAAACCTAATAACGACGAAATGGCAAATAACACAAGGAAACCATCCGGCTAAGAGATAGTGCAAGGTGTTTTTCAGACAAGAAACCTATTTTAACTGCCGGTTTCTATATAAGCGAGGTAGAATGTAAAAGTATCTCCCACATTATTCAAGTTGTTCGTATGCAGTCTAACTCAGCTTATCAATATTGCTTTTGCAAAATTCTACAGGTATTTAAAACCTTGATGCACTGGAAATCTTTCATTCCTTTGCATTTCCAAGGACATGAGTCATGTTGTAGCATAAGCTGGATGTGAAAGTCAATGGAAACGGTGGGAATTATTTCTTTATCTGACTTTATAAAAATTGCAGTATCTATAGAATTTTCTGTCATCACCCCAGGCTACGAATACACCCGGAACCATGACCGCCTATGGCGCAAGAACCGCGCCGTGAATCCAAACAGCCGATGCGTTGGCGTAGACCTCAACAGGAATTTCGGTTATCGGTGGAGAACCGGAGGTTCATCCTTGAATCCCTGCAGCGACATCTACGCAGGCCCTAGCGCTGAGTCTGAACCCGAGACGCAAGCAATAAGAGATTTTATTATGGAACTCAAAGATCAGGTAAGTTTACATTTTCTTCATTTGACTATCCGCTTCTGCTAGTTTTATGCAGCTCTTCTGTGATGGATGATAAGTTTGCAAGATCTCGTCTTTTGCTATCTCCCTTAAGTTAACGAACTCAGAAAAGCTTTCCATCGTCTCTCCACAGCTGAAAGTTTACGTGAGTATCCACGCATACTCCCAGATGTGGATGTTGCCCTTCGCAGGAACCTACGGCGTGCCAGAGAACTACGATGACATGTACGAAGTTGGGAAGCTGGCTACAGACGCCATCCGCAAACACGACGGGACTGAGTAAGTGCTTCTTCAATAATTTAAGGAATACTGCAGTTTTCTGCCTAAGTAACTGTATCAAGAATATTAGGATTACTTTGTCTGTGTAATTCTTGACAAAGTATTTTAGCACCCATGCCAGACACTGCAAGACAATTTGGCGTTTAACGCACTCATATGTACCTTTTTAGTGGAACCTCTCGTTACGTAATCAAAATGTGATAAtgtaacgaaaagaaaaaaaactgttttgggCATTAACAAACTCAACGTACCTTATAAGCAGGCTGAAGAggataataaacgaataaaatatgtgaaagtaatgttgaaaaaaaaaaaaaaaaaaaaaaaaaactgaaatcaaCAATCCTCAAATATTCGGCGACTTTCGCTTctcctttcctctcctcttcatatacaaaataaatacatacatatatcaaagaCAAGCACCTTTTTAATCCTCAGTTACACGCTGGGCTCGGTAACCGATCTTCTCTACATTGCCTCCGGTGGTTCCGGAGATTTTGCCTACGCCGTTGCTGGAATACCCTTCTCCTACTCCCTGGAATTAAGAGATCTCGGTAAGTAGTACCTCCAAAGGAGCCTCTGCTTTGGGTTCTCAGAACTGAGGCTGACAGGTTCTTAGTGAAGCTGTTAACGAAACTGGTTATCGGGGAAATTACGAAGTCGAAAACACTCATGTGAGACTAGGAGTTTTGAGAGTTTGTGAATTCCAAATGACGACGAACTGGAAATTCAGAATGTGAGAAGTTTGTAATTCACTTTTAAGTGACCGTTGAATTTttcacaagtaaaaaatgcgccgacgtttcttctacccaatcgagttttctgtacaacgtaaaatcaaggccaccgaaaatagatttcTCATTCGGTAGTCTTGGTTTAATACTACATGAGCCCCGGCCCATGGAACTTTACCCAccgcccgttggtggcctgtcctatatagttgccagacacacgattgtGTCTAACTTTAtcgttaaataaaatacaaactactgaggaggCCAGAGGGgtgctatttggtatgtttgatgactggagtgtggatgatcaacatcccattTTGCAGGCCTCTGGCTTCAGCAGGTTTAAGGTttagggcgaacagaaaaagtgcagacggccAGACAAAGCCATCgcgatagttttctttgacagaaaactaaaactggaaATGTACTTCACAGGGACCATGGAAATGTTTAGAGAATcgggaaattaatttcttaaaagaTCCTGGaaatttctaaaaactgaaaacttATTACTCAGACACTGAAAACTCTGGCGCAGTAAAATGTCAAGGCTGACAAAGCCTGTGACTTGTTCTAAACAAGAAAACCAGTAaaaagataaaatggtacttGGATACATTTGGAAAGCAGTATCGGGACAGTGAAAATCTCGAAAACCTGGTGACGCAATAAGACATTCTGAGGACCTGGAAACTGAGTTTTTTGAAGCTTTGGAAATTTTCATAAATACTCATAGTAGATATTCTACAATTAAGTTTTGTATAACCCTTTATTGTAAAGCAAAATTTACCAATGAAACTTATCCGCTGTTAATTTTCCTTGAAGCGTACCTAATGCTTATTTGTTGTGATTCAACTTTTACAATAGCTTTCGAAGTCTCTTGAAATTATACAAGTATGTAAAATTACATAtccctatcatttttttttttttttttttttttagtgttctacaaagatttatataaattctagttTTCTTCAAACTATTCAAGGGTTGCACTAAATACTTTAGTGACTGCTCTAAATATAGTGGTACAGACTATGAGAGAAAACGTTACTCAGCTCTTGAAGGGGGACACTAGTCTAATTTTGTGCTTAATGTCAATAAAAGCCAACTAATCAGACTCGATGGTCAAGTTTTGATGGAAAGCTCCCAAAGTCCCCAGTTATCTATATCTTCTTCTCATTTGCAACAGGTCAGTATGGTTTCATCTTGCCAAAGGAACAAATACTTCCAACGGGCATAGAGACTTACGAGGGCATAAGAGCCATGGCTGCAGGAGTTTTGGAGAGGCTTCCAAAATACGAAGGGAACAGTACATCTGCCACTGACGATTTGCCACGAGATAGCGACGCTCTGACCGAGCCTTCCAATTCATTGGATCAAGATCCTAATGAGGCTTAAGCAGAGGATAACCAAGTCCAAGTGAAGACATTAAGAATATATCGTGATTCCGAGATTCCTCTCGCCTAAACATTTTCATCATCCAAGGGCTGAAAGTTTTAAGAAAAACGGACCCCTAACACCGCGTAGATGGATGCAAATACCCTTCTCCCTTCATTTTCAGTATCAAACGTTCTTCTACTTCTGACCGTGTTTTCAACTGATACAGTAATTAACACAATACAAATTCCTTTCGTTTTCAGATGTTTCAGCTGAAGAGGTaattatcacctacacaaacttCATCCCGCTCTTCTTCTTTCTGCTTCGGGCGCAACCAATACAAATCCACTTTCTACTATTTCATCTTTTCTGAGTTCCTTGTTTTTGCTCAAGCTCGAATAGTTAGACATTCCCCATTGTCCTCATTTCTGTTTCCCAGTGGCATTTGTAACTTCTGCATATGCAAATCCCCAAAACTGCTTACGCACTAGATTTGAGTTttatagtgttaaaaaaaaagtggccAAAATTGGCTTTATCATAAGTATCGCCTCCCATGAGATACCAAAATGATATTAGTTCATAGCTGCATCTATTTCTTGTATTTACTGAACGTCCACTTTCCTTCAAGATACACTGAAAAATTCTTAGTTTTTATAACGTCTTCATTCCACTAAAAATTTATCTTTAGCATAccctgtggttttttttttttatctgaaaatatCTTCTCTACTTCACGAGACATTGTCTATCGCACTCTCTGGTCAGTAGGTCCTCACCCAAATCTTCACTCATTAAACAGCATTTGTCAAGATTTGCACTACTCATTTCAATTGCAATGATCTGCACAATGCACAAACCCGAACCTTTCccctaattttatttttctttacagtaGCAAAAATGTGTATGACCTCTccccttaattaaaaaaaaacaaacttcctCCAAATTCCAAGTGTAAATAGTCAACCTTTTCTTATAATCACCTTGTAAATTCACTACACTCACATCCTTTGAATGCTTTGCACACTCAACTTTCTTAACACTGGATAAGCACTGTTCTTTCTTGTAACACCCACACTTCACAAATGGCACTCAGGAAATTCAATGATCTCAAGAAATCATTCACAGTACAATCTGCAACACTGCATTGCAGATGCACTGCAGCTTGTCCTTGATAGGAACTATTTCATGCCTGATCGAAACCCTTTTATCCTGTACGGATATCTTTCTCAACC
Encoded proteins:
- the LOC135221766 gene encoding carboxypeptidase B-like, translated to MRTMANKGHLLGLLLMASSLLTCRSHPLDDFLHQEISNRDADGIKSYAGYKLFRTDVSETLLPIVDSMDMSPGVEVWSWKPKGRSLDQQYEIDVLSPPDEEKQVRQVFSEYELPYQEVIRDLQIAINNEQGDEIIGFSPKTPHSMTWDKYHSTEDMYDYMSWLEIHYPNLVTIIDIGKSFENRSLLVAKISGDSDTPKPAIWIDGGLHAREWISPATAMYILNQLVEYQWEYEDITGKFDWYIMPLGNPDGYEYTRNHDRLWRKNRAVNPNSRCVGVDLNRNFGYRWRTGGSSLNPCSDIYAGPSAESEPETQAIRDFIMELKDQLKVYVSIHAYSQMWMLPFAGTYGVPENYDDMYEVGKLATDAIRKHDGTDYTLGSVTDLLYIASGGSGDFAYAVAGIPFSYSLELRDLGQYGFILPKEQILPTGIETYEGIRAMAAGVLERLPKYEGNSTSATDDLPRDSDALTEPSNSLDQDPNEA